The proteins below come from a single Oscillatoria sp. FACHB-1407 genomic window:
- a CDS encoding YidH family protein: protein MVKPPKIDRQREHQANERTFLAWLRTAIALIGLGLAIARFGIFLSQLQASLTQQSTQTNPLLNSEVLGISLIVCGVLAIALGAWRYNQTFWQIERGDYRPSRFVIWLMAIVVMLLGILSIPILLWRTPNTERQPNSTSMRHTPYLLYPICRELSLTLKPLAPH from the coding sequence GTGGTTAAACCGCCTAAAATCGATCGCCAGCGCGAACATCAAGCCAATGAGCGCACCTTTTTAGCCTGGTTACGAACCGCGATCGCCCTGATTGGATTAGGGTTAGCGATCGCCCGCTTTGGCATCTTTTTGAGTCAACTCCAGGCATCGCTAACACAACAGTCTACTCAAACTAACCCCCTGTTAAATTCAGAGGTGTTGGGCATCAGCTTAATTGTCTGTGGCGTACTGGCGATCGCACTGGGCGCGTGGCGATATAATCAAACGTTTTGGCAGATTGAGCGAGGTGACTATCGCCCCAGTCGCTTTGTCATCTGGTTAATGGCAATCGTCGTCATGCTCCTTGGCATCCTGAGCATTCCCATCTTGCTGTGGCGTACTCCCAATACCGAGAGGCAACCCAACTCGACATCTATGCGGCACACCCCTTACCTCCTCTACCCGATTTGTAGAGAACTCAGTCTTACTCTAAAACCCTTGGCTCCTCACTAG
- a CDS encoding DUF1796 family putative cysteine peptidase → MYRFQISALTQPGEAIALVGSIPQMGSWDVNRCVRLQTRRDRYPVWSVDLDLTGIESPPEYKYIRLRPDGGVEWEAWGSNRWVPIEPEPLPSPVIVEDGAIGTIPSYPYGYYANPVAQPVPQHQDGLKIVVIGSSVALGCSAWLLHGWAWHLGQTLQRFGHHLVNVSEIGTNVSTTIARFSQVVAPEDPDIVIIALSLGNEGLASSAPLHQRAIQRRFENGLQQLIKMTRELGAIPMLGGVYPNGGYTLEHYRLLQETHQRMQTWGVPVLDWLSVLDDGQGRWKPGIWIDPAHPNTIGHRLMAEAIDLSLFHRSKADLATIVHPHLPTESPIYQDSSGFHLFTRHAENSLRVINTSSYSYTLSPQWQNVQTALQAARLPAGIYIAENSTSGTSPFLFIQDDGAIETTMAVPPSADLRFYPAFHFFVPHRSDVVFYDGHLGILKVSDSRLYVINESDHDYNLHPMWKEVRAALRAMPSGVYRDPLHPDAPFRTLMIGNEGLESRVKVAPRSAMVLDYQCSLAEVSRVAIIPLGDRCAVRMLLYKLEYDGPAFPFDLTRTTNLADVADMIQSGFEDMWNPAFLHYNHDARRIYHTKWSGLSFAHEAEESDDPVNDMSPVYERMRVRYTARSERFWYTLRACDKALFVRTGLCDRNSVVDLVHKLEAKCEGKPFRLLLISPQSSDEFADLANVLHYNLEFNPDRMYDDLGHWLYCTELMRGILDSLGVSSQNLFWCPPNPPKDVA, encoded by the coding sequence ATGTATCGATTCCAGATCAGTGCATTGACACAACCCGGAGAAGCGATCGCCCTTGTCGGGTCAATTCCGCAGATGGGGTCATGGGATGTGAACCGATGTGTCCGGTTGCAGACGAGGCGCGATCGCTATCCTGTGTGGTCTGTTGATCTTGATTTAACTGGAATCGAATCCCCACCCGAATATAAGTACATCCGCCTGCGTCCCGATGGGGGGGTGGAGTGGGAGGCGTGGGGATCAAACCGTTGGGTGCCCATTGAACCGGAGCCGTTACCCAGTCCTGTGATTGTGGAGGATGGTGCGATTGGGACAATCCCCTCCTATCCCTACGGCTATTACGCAAACCCAGTCGCTCAACCCGTCCCTCAACATCAGGATGGGCTGAAGATTGTGGTGATTGGTAGCTCGGTGGCATTGGGCTGTAGTGCCTGGTTGTTGCACGGGTGGGCATGGCATTTGGGACAAACCCTGCAACGCTTTGGGCATCACCTGGTGAATGTGTCTGAAATTGGTACAAACGTCAGCACGACGATCGCCCGCTTTTCCCAGGTCGTTGCCCCGGAAGACCCTGATATTGTGATTATTGCGCTCTCACTGGGCAATGAAGGCTTAGCCTCCAGTGCTCCATTACATCAACGAGCCATTCAGCGACGCTTTGAGAATGGGTTGCAGCAATTGATTAAGATGACCCGCGAACTGGGGGCAATTCCGATGTTGGGAGGGGTGTATCCCAATGGGGGCTACACGTTAGAGCACTACAGATTATTGCAGGAAACCCACCAACGAATGCAGACGTGGGGCGTTCCGGTGTTGGATTGGCTGTCCGTATTGGATGACGGTCAGGGCCGCTGGAAGCCCGGAATTTGGATTGATCCTGCCCATCCCAATACAATCGGGCATCGGTTAATGGCGGAGGCGATCGACCTCAGTCTGTTTCACAGAAGTAAAGCTGACCTGGCGACGATCGTCCATCCTCATCTTCCGACAGAAAGTCCGATCTATCAAGACAGTAGCGGGTTTCACCTGTTTACCCGCCATGCCGAAAACAGCTTACGGGTGATCAACACCTCGTCCTACTCTTACACTCTCTCTCCCCAATGGCAAAACGTGCAAACGGCTCTACAAGCAGCACGGTTACCCGCAGGCATTTATATCGCTGAAAACTCGACCTCTGGAACGTCGCCGTTTCTATTTATTCAAGATGATGGGGCGATCGAGACGACAATGGCTGTTCCTCCGTCTGCTGATCTGAGGTTTTATCCAGCCTTTCATTTCTTTGTACCGCACCGATCCGACGTTGTCTTCTACGATGGGCATTTAGGCATTCTCAAAGTCAGTGATAGTCGGCTGTATGTGATTAACGAATCGGATCACGACTACAATTTGCATCCAATGTGGAAGGAAGTGCGTGCGGCGTTAAGAGCCATGCCATCGGGGGTGTATCGCGATCCGCTGCATCCAGATGCTCCCTTCCGAACCCTGATGATCGGCAATGAGGGATTAGAGAGCCGCGTGAAAGTTGCCCCCCGATCGGCGATGGTGCTGGACTATCAGTGCAGTTTGGCGGAGGTAAGCCGTGTAGCGATCATTCCCCTGGGCGATCGCTGTGCGGTGCGAATGCTGTTGTATAAGCTGGAGTACGACGGACCTGCCTTTCCCTTTGACCTGACCCGCACGACCAATCTGGCAGATGTTGCCGATATGATTCAGAGCGGATTTGAGGACATGTGGAATCCGGCTTTTTTGCATTACAACCACGATGCACGGCGAATTTATCATACGAAATGGAGTGGATTATCATTTGCGCACGAAGCGGAAGAAAGTGATGATCCGGTCAACGATATGTCTCCTGTATACGAACGGATGCGGGTGCGGTATACGGCGCGATCAGAACGGTTTTGGTACACGTTACGAGCCTGTGATAAAGCCTTATTTGTACGAACGGGGTTGTGCGATCGCAACAGTGTCGTCGATCTAGTTCACAAGCTCGAAGCTAAATGTGAAGGAAAACCCTTTCGGTTACTGCTGATTTCGCCCCAGAGTTCAGATGAATTTGCGGATCTGGCTAACGTGTTGCATTACAATTTGGAATTCAATCCCGATCGCATGTACGACGATTTAGGACACTGGCTCTATTGCACTGAACTCATGCGAGGCATTCTTGATTCATTGGGTGTATCCAGTCAAAATCTTTTCTGGTGTCCACCGAACCCCCCAAAGGATGTAGCATAG
- a CDS encoding isochorismate synthase — translation MKVFEMIRDAVHYLSEGATRIFKPSDDHYPETGVQPFEGEPYSQWVELQNTKNPLK, via the coding sequence ATGAAAGTCTTTGAAATGATTCGTGATGCAGTTCACTACCTCTCCGAAGGAGCAACCAGAATCTTCAAACCCAGTGATGATCATTATCCAGAAACAGGTGTACAACCCTTTGAAGGCGAACCCTATTCTCAATGGGTTGAGCTTCAAAATACCAAAAATCCGCTCAAGTAA
- a CDS encoding NCS2 family permease, producing the protein MNQIKTTQAKSKATVWLEKMSHFFQFEQLGTNYRSELLASLTIFMTIAPILVVNAHILGNAVFLNETGDLFDQILVALVLCSAVSSILMGLFTNYPFVLGSGTGIVALVAFSVVLGMGMNWRLALTATLVEGILFTALSLSPFRHQLNAAIPDFLKKAMVVGLGLFLAYIALSGRAAPPNLGTGIVITSEATPTTLGSLNQPTTIIGVLGILLTAMLIVRRVKGGLLLSILGTAIVGWLWGVAPLPQGIFSLPQFPVDLFGQALFGIQYLTWSQLGNFVAVVFILLFVTLSDTISSLNVLGQQVDRLKPNGDLYRSKQALLSNSLGTVLGALVGSVPVIPYLDSAAGIFEGGRSGFVAIVVAILSLISLLFTPVFAAIPAFAAAPVLILIGVLMMSCVRFIDWTDLAEAIPAFLVILMIPLTFSVANGVAAGFIAHAAINVVQGNRQKDLQSSLFLAAIALAYFVLITWKV; encoded by the coding sequence ATGAATCAAATAAAAACAACTCAAGCTAAATCAAAAGCTACAGTGTGGCTTGAGAAAATGAGTCATTTCTTCCAATTTGAGCAATTGGGAACGAACTATCGCAGTGAATTACTGGCGAGTTTAACCATCTTTATGACGATCGCCCCAATTTTGGTGGTCAATGCTCATATTCTTGGCAATGCTGTTTTTTTGAACGAGACAGGAGACTTATTTGATCAAATCCTGGTTGCTCTTGTGCTGTGTTCTGCGGTTTCTAGCATTTTGATGGGGCTATTTACAAACTATCCTTTTGTGCTTGGATCGGGCACTGGGATTGTTGCGCTGGTTGCCTTCTCGGTTGTGCTAGGCATGGGCATGAATTGGCGATTAGCACTCACAGCAACCCTGGTAGAAGGGATACTCTTTACAGCTTTGTCCCTCAGTCCGTTTCGGCATCAATTGAATGCTGCTATTCCTGACTTTCTCAAAAAGGCAATGGTGGTTGGATTAGGGCTATTTCTGGCTTATATTGCATTGTCGGGTAGGGCTGCTCCTCCCAATTTAGGCACCGGGATTGTGATTACCAGCGAAGCGACCCCGACTACCTTAGGCTCATTAAACCAACCGACAACCATCATCGGCGTTTTGGGAATTTTACTGACAGCGATGCTCATTGTTCGGCGGGTCAAGGGTGGACTGCTGTTGAGTATTTTGGGAACGGCGATCGTTGGCTGGCTTTGGGGAGTGGCACCCTTACCTCAGGGCATTTTCAGCCTACCGCAATTTCCTGTCGATCTATTTGGGCAAGCCCTCTTTGGCATACAGTATCTTACCTGGTCTCAACTGGGAAATTTTGTTGCTGTTGTTTTTATCCTGCTCTTTGTTACCTTATCGGACACCATTAGCTCGCTCAACGTGTTGGGGCAACAGGTCGATCGGCTAAAACCCAACGGAGATCTCTATCGCTCGAAACAAGCTCTGCTCTCTAATTCTTTAGGTACTGTATTGGGTGCTCTGGTTGGCAGTGTGCCTGTGATTCCTTATCTGGACTCTGCTGCGGGTATTTTTGAAGGGGGACGGAGCGGATTTGTGGCGATTGTCGTTGCAATTTTGTCTCTGATCTCACTCTTATTTACTCCTGTATTTGCGGCTATTCCTGCCTTTGCGGCTGCACCCGTGTTAATCCTGATTGGGGTTCTCATGATGAGTTGTGTTCGCTTTATTGATTGGACTGACCTGGCAGAGGCAATTCCCGCATTTCTGGTGATTTTGATGATACCGCTCACCTTCTCAGTGGCTAACGGGGTGGCAGCAGGTTTTATTGCTCATGCCGCTATCAACGTTGTGCAGGGAAATCGACAAAAAGACCTGCAATCGAGCCTGTTTTTGGCAGCGATCGCTCTGGCTTATTTCGTATTGATTACCTGGAAAGTGTAG
- a CDS encoding HAMP domain-containing protein: MPASTPTPATDNSALDLKQLLKVLTEVKKGNFAARMPIDQTGIAGKIADVLNDVIEMNERLSNELERISSVVGKEGKIYERASLGSQKGSWTTCVESVNNLITDLVQPTEETARVIRAVANGDLTQTIATDIEGRPLRGEFLQTAQIVNTMVDQLNSFASEVTRVAREVGTEGKLGVQAEVRGVAGTWKDLTDSVNLMAGNLTAQVRNIAEVTTAVANGDLSKKITVEVKGEILELKNTINIMVDQLNSFASEVTRVAREVGTEGKLGVQAEVRGVAGTWKDLTDSVNLMAGNLTGQVRNIAEVATAIANGDLSKKITVDVKGEILELKNTINIMVDQLNSFASEVTRVAREVGSEGKLGGQAQVRGVAGTWKDLTDSVNFMAGSLTAQVRNIAEVTTAVANGDLSKKITVDVKGEILELKNTINIMVDQLNSFASEVTRVAREVGTEGKLGVQAQVPGVAGTWKDLTDNVNLMAGNLTGQVRNIAEVTTAVANGDLSKKITVDVKGEILELKNTINIMVDQLNSFASEVTRVAREVGAEGKLGGQAQVPGVAGTWKDLTDSVNFMAGSLTAQVRNIAEVTTAVANGDLSKKITVDVKGEILELKNTINIMVDQLNSFASEVTRVAREVGTEGKLGVQAEVRGVAGTWKDLTDSVNSMAGNLTGQVRNIAEVTTAVANGDLSKKITVDVKGEILELKNTINTMVDQLSSFASEVTRVAREVGTEGKLGVQAEVRGVAGTWKDLTDNVNSMAGNLTAQVRNIAEVSTAIANGDLSKKITVQVKGEILELKNTINTMVDQLSAFASEVTRVAREVGSEGKLGVQADVRGVAGTWKDLTDSVNFMAGSLTAQVRNIAAVTTAVANGDLSKKITVDVKGEILELKNTINTMVDQLNSFASEVTRVAREVGTEGKLGVQAEVRGVAGTWKDLTDSVNSMAGSLTAQVRNIAEVTTAVANGDLSKKITVDVKGEILELKNTINTMVDQLSAFASEVTRVAREVGTEGKLGAQAYVRGVAGIWKDLTDNVNSMAGNLTAQVRNIAEVTKAVANGDLSKQITVEVKGEILELKNTINIMVDQLNSFASEVTRVAREVGTEGILGGQANVKGVAGTWKDLTDSVNSMAGNLTAQVRGIAKVVTAVANGDLKRKLMLEAKGEIETLAETINEMIDTLATFADQVTTVAREVGIEGKLGGQAKVPGASGTWRDLTDNVNELAATLTTQLRTIAEVATAVTKGDLTRSISVEAQGEVAVLKDNINQMIANLRETTQKNTEQDWLKTNLAKFTRMLQGQRDLETVSKLILSELAPLVSAQHGVFYLMEASEMQPSYLKLLSTYAYRERKHLANRFHLGEGLVGQCALEKERILLSEVPHDYVKISSGLGEATPLNVVVLPVLFEGQVTAVIELASFRRFSEIHLTFFDQLTESIAIVLNTIAASMRTEELLKQSQSLAEELQTQQKELTETNKRLEQQAQSLKASEELLKNQQEQLQQTNEELEEKAELLALQNREVERKNREIEQAKRSLEEKAEQLSLTSKYKSEFLANMSHELRTPLNSLLILARLLSDNTDNNLTDKQVEYARTIYSSGNDLLGLINDILDLAKIESGTMSVQIDQTLFGTLRQHMERTFQQVAQDRKLDFVVQLDESLPRAIYTDSKRLQQVLKNLLANAFKFTEQGHVRLDITSATTGWSPENDTLNQAGTVISFAVTDTGIGIPADKQKIIFEAFQQADGTTSRKYGGTGLGLSISREIARLLGGEITLLSEPGKGSTFTLYLPLAYVPPVSDGDGSESHTARERSYRDNGEMDLFLPSSHSLSLPQSLMTSSEVEDDRESIQPGDRTLLIIEDDVPFARLLLDMARQQGFKGLVALRSDVGLALAQEYKPTAITLDLRLPIMDGWTVLDRLKHNPETRHIPVHIMSVDEGRQRSLHQGAIAYLQKPIDVEALSRALGDIKQYAERAVKNLLVVEDDTLQRQSIVNLIGNSDVSTTTVSTGEAALEHLQTGNFDCLVLDMVLPDMSGVELIQRIQQDPELRQIPVIVYTGQDLTAQQESDLRRVATSLVVRSARSPEHLLDETSLFLHRVQANLPMAQQSMLERLRQHDPVLAGKKILIVDDDVRNIFALTSLLERYQMEVLYAENGRDGINLLQTMPDIDIVLMDVMMPEMDGYETMYAIRQINQFQSLPMIALTAKAMKGDREKCIDAGASDYITKPVDQEQLLSLLRVWLYR; this comes from the coding sequence ATGCCAGCCTCAACCCCCACTCCCGCGACCGACAACAGTGCTCTTGATCTCAAACAACTCTTAAAAGTCTTAACAGAGGTTAAAAAAGGTAATTTTGCAGCCCGGATGCCGATTGACCAGACAGGCATCGCTGGAAAAATTGCTGACGTGCTCAACGACGTCATTGAGATGAATGAGCGGCTGAGTAACGAACTGGAACGCATCAGCAGTGTCGTTGGTAAGGAGGGGAAAATTTATGAGCGGGCTTCACTGGGTAGTCAAAAGGGTTCCTGGACGACCTGCGTGGAGTCAGTCAACAATCTGATTACTGACCTGGTGCAACCGACCGAAGAGACGGCACGAGTAATTCGGGCGGTGGCAAATGGTGACCTGACCCAGACGATCGCCACGGATATTGAAGGGCGACCGCTGCGAGGCGAGTTCTTGCAAACGGCGCAGATTGTCAACACGATGGTGGATCAGCTCAACTCCTTTGCCTCTGAGGTGACACGGGTGGCACGAGAGGTGGGAACTGAAGGAAAGCTGGGGGTACAGGCGGAAGTCCGGGGTGTGGCTGGAACCTGGAAAGACCTGACCGACTCCGTGAACCTGATGGCGGGCAACCTGACCGCCCAGGTACGGAACATCGCCGAAGTGACGACAGCGGTGGCGAATGGTGACCTCTCCAAGAAGATTACGGTAGAGGTAAAAGGCGAGATTCTGGAACTGAAGAACACCATCAACATCATGGTGGATCAGCTTAACTCCTTTGCCTCGGAGGTGACGCGGGTGGCACGAGAGGTGGGAACGGAAGGAAAACTGGGGGTACAAGCCGAGGTACGTGGGGTTGCTGGAACCTGGAAGGACTTGACCGACTCCGTGAACCTGATGGCGGGTAACCTGACCGGGCAGGTGCGGAACATTGCGGAAGTGGCAACGGCGATCGCCAACGGTGATCTCTCCAAGAAAATCACGGTAGACGTTAAGGGCGAGATTCTGGAACTGAAGAACACCATCAACATCATGGTGGATCAGCTCAACTCCTTTGCCTCTGAGGTGACGCGGGTGGCGCGGGAAGTAGGCTCCGAAGGAAAGCTGGGGGGACAGGCGCAGGTGCGAGGTGTTGCCGGAACCTGGAAAGACTTGACGGACTCGGTGAACTTCATGGCGGGTTCCTTAACGGCGCAAGTGCGGAACATCGCCGAAGTGACAACGGCGGTGGCGAATGGTGACCTCTCCAAAAAGATTACGGTAGACGTTAAGGGCGAAATTCTGGAACTGAAGAACACCATCAACATCATGGTGGATCAGCTCAACTCCTTTGCCTCTGAGGTGACACGGGTGGCACGGGAAGTGGGAACCGAAGGAAAACTCGGTGTGCAGGCGCAAGTACCGGGGGTTGCCGGAACCTGGAAAGACTTGACCGACAACGTGAACCTGATGGCGGGTAACCTGACCGGGCAGGTGCGGAACATCGCCGAAGTGACGACGGCGGTGGCAAACGGTGACCTCTCCAAGAAGATTACGGTAGACGTTAAGGGCGAGATTCTGGAACTGAAGAACACCATCAACATCATGGTGGATCAGCTCAACTCCTTTGCCTCGGAGGTAACGCGGGTCGCTCGTGAAGTAGGTGCCGAAGGAAAACTGGGTGGACAGGCGCAGGTGCCAGGGGTTGCGGGAACCTGGAAAGACCTGACCGACTCGGTGAACTTCATGGCGGGTTCCTTAACCGCGCAAGTGCGGAACATCGCCGAAGTAACAACGGCGGTGGCAAACGGCGACCTCTCCAAGAAAATCACGGTAGACGTTAAGGGCGAGATTCTCGAACTGAAGAACACCATCAACATCATGGTGGATCAGTTGAACTCCTTTGCCTCGGAGGTAACGCGGGTTGCACGAGAGGTGGGAACGGAAGGAAAACTGGGGGTACAGGCGGAGGTACGTGGCGTTGCCGGAACCTGGAAAGACCTCACCGACTCCGTGAACTCGATGGCGGGTAACCTGACGGGGCAGGTGCGGAACATTGCCGAAGTAACAACGGCGGTGGCAAATGGTGACCTCTCCAAGAAGATTACAGTAGACGTTAAAGGCGAAATTCTGGAGCTAAAGAACACGATCAATACGATGGTGGATCAGCTCAGTTCCTTTGCCTCGGAGGTAACGCGGGTTGCTCGCGAAGTAGGAACCGAAGGGAAGTTAGGCGTACAGGCGGAGGTACGCGGCGTTGCCGGAACCTGGAAAGACCTCACCGACAACGTAAACTCAATGGCAGGCAACCTGACTGCCCAGGTCCGGAACATTGCCGAAGTCTCCACGGCGATCGCCAACGGTGACCTCTCCAAGAAAATTACCGTGCAGGTCAAGGGCGAAATTCTGGAACTGAAAAACACGATCAACACGATGGTGGATCAGCTCAGTGCCTTCGCCTCGGAGGTAACGCGGGTGGCGCGGGAAGTAGGCTCGGAAGGAAAACTGGGGGTACAGGCCGATGTCCGGGGGGTTGCCGGAACCTGGAAAGACCTCACCGACTCCGTGAACTTCATGGCAGGCTCTCTAACCGCCCAGGTACGGAACATCGCGGCGGTGACAACGGCGGTGGCAAACGGCGACCTCTCCAAGAAGATTACGGTAGACGTAAAAGGCGAGATCTTGGAGCTAAAAAACACGATCAATACGATGGTGGATCAGCTCAACTCCTTTGCCTCGGAGGTAACGCGGGTTGCACGAGAGGTGGGAACGGAAGGAAAACTGGGGGTACAGGCGGAGGTGCGCGGCGTTGCCGGAACCTGGAAAGACTTGACCGACTCGGTGAACTCGATGGCAGGCTCCCTTACCGCTCAGGTACGAAACATCGCGGAAGTAACAACGGCGGTGGCAAACGGCGACCTCTCCAAGAAGATTACGGTAGACGTAAAGGGCGAGATTCTGGAACTGAAAAACACGATCAACACGATGGTGGATCAGCTCAGTGCCTTTGCCTCAGAGGTGACGCGGGTGGCGCGGGAGGTAGGAACGGAAGGAAAACTGGGAGCGCAGGCATACGTCCGGGGGGTTGCGGGCATCTGGAAAGACCTCACCGACAACGTGAACTCGATGGCGGGTAATTTGACCGCCCAGGTGCGGAACATCGCCGAAGTCACAAAGGCGGTGGCAAACGGCGACCTCTCGAAGCAAATTACGGTAGAGGTCAAAGGTGAGATTCTCGAACTGAAAAACACCATCAACATCATGGTGGATCAGCTCAACTCCTTTGCCTCGGAGGTAACGCGGGTGGCGCGGGAAGTGGGAACGGAGGGAATTCTCGGTGGGCAAGCCAACGTAAAAGGGGTTGCCGGAACCTGGAAAGACCTGACGGACTCGGTGAACTCGATGGCGGGTAACTTAACCGCCCAGGTACGAGGCATCGCCAAAGTTGTGACCGCTGTGGCGAACGGCGACCTGAAACGCAAGTTGATGTTAGAAGCGAAGGGCGAAATCGAAACCCTGGCGGAAACCATTAACGAGATGATCGACACGCTGGCAACCTTTGCCGACCAGGTAACGACGGTTGCTCGTGAGGTAGGGATCGAAGGAAAACTGGGAGGTCAGGCGAAAGTACCGGGTGCATCGGGAACCTGGCGCGACTTGACCGACAACGTAAACGAACTGGCGGCAACACTCACAACCCAGCTCCGAACCATTGCTGAAGTGGCAACAGCGGTGACGAAGGGCGACCTGACGCGATCGATTTCCGTCGAAGCCCAGGGTGAGGTGGCTGTCCTGAAGGACAACATCAACCAGATGATCGCCAACCTGCGCGAAACCACTCAAAAGAACACCGAGCAGGACTGGCTCAAAACCAACCTGGCGAAATTTACCCGCATGCTGCAAGGTCAGCGCGACCTGGAAACTGTATCCAAGCTCATTTTGTCGGAACTGGCTCCACTGGTTTCAGCGCAACATGGGGTGTTTTACCTCATGGAAGCCAGCGAGATGCAACCGTCCTACCTCAAACTGCTCAGCACTTACGCTTATCGCGAGCGCAAGCATCTGGCAAATCGCTTCCATCTGGGCGAAGGGTTGGTGGGTCAGTGTGCTCTGGAAAAAGAGCGAATTCTGTTATCCGAAGTGCCTCACGATTACGTCAAGATCAGTTCTGGTTTAGGCGAAGCGACTCCACTCAATGTGGTCGTCCTGCCAGTGTTGTTTGAGGGACAAGTGACGGCTGTCATCGAACTGGCATCCTTCCGCCGCTTTAGCGAAATTCACCTGACCTTCTTTGATCAGTTGACGGAAAGTATCGCGATCGTCTTGAACACGATCGCCGCCAGTATGAGAACGGAGGAACTGCTGAAGCAATCCCAATCTCTGGCAGAAGAACTGCAAACTCAGCAGAAAGAGTTGACGGAAACCAACAAGCGACTAGAGCAACAAGCCCAGTCCTTGAAGGCATCCGAAGAACTGCTCAAAAACCAGCAGGAACAGTTGCAACAGACCAACGAAGAGTTGGAAGAAAAAGCCGAACTGCTGGCACTGCAAAACCGCGAAGTGGAGCGCAAGAACCGGGAGATCGAACAAGCCAAGCGATCGCTCGAAGAAAAAGCAGAGCAACTCTCGCTCACCTCAAAATACAAGTCCGAGTTCCTGGCGAATATGTCGCATGAGTTGCGAACGCCACTCAACAGCTTGCTCATTCTGGCGCGGCTATTATCAGACAACACGGACAATAACTTGACCGATAAGCAAGTCGAGTATGCCCGCACCATCTATTCCTCTGGAAACGACCTCCTGGGGCTGATCAACGACATTCTCGATCTGGCGAAAATCGAGTCTGGAACGATGTCCGTGCAAATCGATCAGACACTCTTTGGAACGTTGCGCCAACACATGGAGCGCACATTCCAGCAAGTTGCTCAAGATCGCAAACTGGACTTTGTTGTGCAGTTGGATGAGAGTTTGCCGCGTGCGATCTACACCGATTCAAAACGACTGCAACAAGTGCTCAAAAACTTGTTAGCCAATGCTTTCAAATTTACAGAACAGGGACATGTGCGATTGGATATTACCTCGGCTACGACAGGATGGAGCCCTGAAAATGACACGCTCAATCAAGCCGGAACGGTCATCTCCTTTGCCGTCACGGATACTGGAATTGGCATTCCAGCGGATAAACAGAAGATTATTTTTGAGGCATTCCAACAAGCGGATGGCACGACCTCCCGTAAGTATGGGGGCACTGGGTTGGGATTATCCATCAGTCGCGAGATCGCTCGCCTGTTAGGTGGTGAAATTACCTTACTCAGTGAGCCTGGAAAAGGCAGCACATTTACCCTCTATCTGCCGCTGGCATACGTGCCCCCTGTGAGTGACGGGGATGGCTCAGAGTCTCATACTGCAAGGGAGCGTAGCTATCGAGATAACGGTGAGATGGACTTGTTTTTGCCCTCCTCCCATTCCCTTTCATTGCCGCAGTCGTTGATGACTTCATCGGAGGTGGAGGACGATCGCGAGTCCATTCAACCGGGCGATCGCACCCTGTTGATCATCGAAGATGATGTTCCCTTTGCTCGTCTGCTGCTCGACATGGCGCGTCAGCAGGGATTCAAAGGATTGGTCGCCCTTCGCAGTGATGTTGGGTTAGCCCTGGCGCAGGAATACAAACCCACCGCCATTACCCTCGACCTTCGCCTGCCCATTATGGACGGGTGGACGGTGCTCGATCGCCTCAAGCACAACCCTGAGACGCGACACATCCCCGTTCACATCATGTCGGTTGATGAGGGACGGCAACGGAGTTTGCATCAAGGGGCGATCGCTTACCTGCAAAAACCGATTGATGTGGAAGCTTTGTCCAGGGCTTTGGGCGATATCAAGCAATACGCTGAACGGGCTGTCAAAAACCTCCTAGTGGTTGAGGATGACACTCTGCAACGGCAGAGCATTGTTAATCTGATTGGCAACAGCGATGTCAGCACTACCACTGTCAGCACGGGTGAAGCCGCACTAGAGCACCTGCAAACTGGAAACTTTGATTGCCTGGTGCTAGATATGGTGCTGCCGGATATGTCGGGTGTGGAGCTAATTCAACGGATTCAACAAGACCCTGAGTTGCGCCAGATTCCGGTGATTGTCTACACCGGGCAAGACCTGACGGCTCAGCAGGAATCAGACTTGCGGCGCGTTGCGACCTCCCTGGTGGTGAGGAGTGCGCGATCGCCCGAACACCTGCTCGACGAAACCTCGCTGTTTCTACATCGGGTTCAAGCCAATTTACCGATGGCTCAACAGTCTATGTTAGAGCGATTGCGTCAGCATGATCCTGTTTTGGCGGGTAAAAAGATCCTGATTGTCGATGATGATGTGCGGAATATTTTTGCCCTCACCAGTTTGTTAGAGCGTTATCAAATGGAGGTGCTCTACGCCGAAAATGGACGCGATGGTATTAACCTGTTGCAGACTATGCCTGACATTGACATTGTTCTAATGGATGTGATGATGCCAGAAATGGACGGCTACGAAACGATGTACGCCATTCGGCAGATTAACCAGTTTCAATCCCTGCCTATGATTGCTCTAACAGCCAAAGCGATGAAGGGCGATCGCGAGAAGTGTATTGATGCCGGAGCATCTGACTACATCACTAAACCTGTGGATCAAGAGCAATTATTGTCACTGCTACGAGTGTGGCTAT